One part of the Macrobrachium nipponense isolate FS-2020 chromosome 38, ASM1510439v2, whole genome shotgun sequence genome encodes these proteins:
- the LOC135209660 gene encoding phosphomevalonate kinase-like isoform X1, translated as MPENPAVILLFSGKRKSGKDYITDLLQSRIGNDLSKILRLSGPIKQQFALDNGLDYEKLLSASEYKEKYRLEMISWSEAKRAKDSGFFIRAAIEMFEASKFPVWIVSDMRRRSDLQWFKENYGDVLYSVRIKTSIEVREKRGWIFTPGVDDAESECDLDNITDWDQEIQNNTESVEDLDPVLNQLKHYCISKLKSL; from the exons ATGCCAGAAAATCCTGCAGTAATTTTGCTGTTTAGTGGAAAACGCAAATCAGGGAAGGACTATATCACAGATCTTTTGCAAAGCAG AATAGGAAATGATCTAAGCAAGATCTTACGTTTGTCCGGTCCTATTAAACAACAATTTGCACTTGACAATGGCCTTGATTATGAAAAGCTCCTATCAGCATCTgagtataaggaaaaatataggCTTGAAATGATTTCATGGAGTGAAGCAAAAAGAGCAAAGGATTCTGGATTTTTCATTCGAGCAGCCATTGAAATGTTTGAAG CTTCTAAGTTCCCAGTATGGATTGTCAGCGACATGCGAAGGCGTAGTGATTTACAGTGGTTCAAAGAAAATTATGGAGATGTTCTGTATTCTGTGCGAATAAAAACTTCTATAGAAGTTAGGGAAAAACGTGGTTGGATTTTCACCCCTG gtGTTGATGATGCTGAGAGTGAATGTGATTTGGATAACATCACAGATTGGGACCAAGAGATTCAAAATAACACAGAGTCAGTTGAAGATTTGGATCCAGTTCTTAATCAGTTGAAACATTATtgcatatcaaaactgaaaagtttATAG
- the LOC135209660 gene encoding phosphomevalonate kinase-like isoform X2 encodes MPENPAVILLFSGKRKSGKDYITDLLQSRIGNDLSKILRLSGPIKQQFALDNGLDYEKLLSASEYKEKYRLEMISWSEAKRAKDSGFFIRAAIEMFEASKFPVWIVSDMRRRSDLQWFKENYGDVLYSVRIKTSIEVREKRGWIFTPGVDDAESECDLDNITDWDQEIQNNTECHKECLAYPSDP; translated from the exons ATGCCAGAAAATCCTGCAGTAATTTTGCTGTTTAGTGGAAAACGCAAATCAGGGAAGGACTATATCACAGATCTTTTGCAAAGCAG AATAGGAAATGATCTAAGCAAGATCTTACGTTTGTCCGGTCCTATTAAACAACAATTTGCACTTGACAATGGCCTTGATTATGAAAAGCTCCTATCAGCATCTgagtataaggaaaaatataggCTTGAAATGATTTCATGGAGTGAAGCAAAAAGAGCAAAGGATTCTGGATTTTTCATTCGAGCAGCCATTGAAATGTTTGAAG CTTCTAAGTTCCCAGTATGGATTGTCAGCGACATGCGAAGGCGTAGTGATTTACAGTGGTTCAAAGAAAATTATGGAGATGTTCTGTATTCTGTGCGAATAAAAACTTCTATAGAAGTTAGGGAAAAACGTGGTTGGATTTTCACCCCTG gtGTTGATGATGCTGAGAGTGAATGTGATTTGGATAACATCACAGATTGGGACCAAGAGATTCAAAATAACACAGA